From a single Leptidea sinapis chromosome 1, ilLepSina1.1, whole genome shotgun sequence genomic region:
- the LOC126971262 gene encoding putative odorant receptor 71a translates to MYKDVEHAAIIALIFIRQCVVQLFVALALGQLGVLFASNSILLCGQLELLCCSLRNARYTGLLLNGVDYDTIKSQGYNVEDDERHNYLYNKSEMKPSVHHYDKKIKITNERKTDFDIYSKAYDTHTTLALVQCVRMGQVVQEFKERLERFVSPLLALRVVQVTLYLCTLLYSASLKFDMVTVEYLAAVALDIYVYCYFGNQLAVQAGRVTVAAYQSEWPSMDLASRRLLLNLLLSHRRPLLIRAGGFLPIDLHTFVLIIKTSFSYYTLLVNVNEKK, encoded by the exons ATGTACAAAGATGTTGAGCACGCAGCAATCATCGCTCTTATATTCATTCGTCAGTGCGTGGTGCAGTTGTTCGTCGCTCTGGCCCTCGGTCAGCTGG GAGTATTATTTGCGTCAAATTCAATACTGCTCTGTGGTCAACTAGAGCTGCTATGTTGTTCTCTACGCAATGCAAGGTACACTGGTTTACTGCTTAACGGAGTCGATTACGATACAATCAAATCACAAGGATACAATGTGGAGGATGATGAGCGACATAACTACCTCTACAACAAATCCGAAATGAAACCGTCTGTACATCATTATGATAAAAAG ATCAAAATAACTAATGAGCGGAAAACTGATTTTG ATATATATAGCAAAGCGTATGACACACACACTACGTTGGCTCTTGTGCAGTGTGTGCGTATGGGGCAAGTAGTGCAGGAGTTCAAGGAGCGGTTGGAGAGGTTCGTGTCACCGCTGCTGGCGCTGAGAGTGGTTCAGGTCACGCTGTACCTGTGCACGCTGCTCTATTCTGCTAGCCTG AAATTCGACATGGTGACCGTGGAGTACTTGGCCGCCGTAGCGCTGGATATATACGTGTACTGCTATTTCGGTAACCAGCTCGCTGTACAG GCTGGGCGTGTGACTGTAGCTGCATACCAGAGCGAGTGGCCCAGCATGGACTTGGCGTCTCGCAGACTGCTGCTCAACTTGCTGCTGTCGCATCGGAGACCGCTGCTTATTCGAGCTGGAGGCTTCCTGCCCATTGACTTACACACCTTCGTACTG aTTATCAAAACGTCGTTTTCCTACTACACACTGTTAGTTAACGTTAACGAGAAGAAGTAA